From a single Anomaloglossus baeobatrachus isolate aAnoBae1 chromosome 8, aAnoBae1.hap1, whole genome shotgun sequence genomic region:
- the LOC142249021 gene encoding uncharacterized protein LOC142249021, which produces MSHVDAEDKPSGQPESPISTKDMSDAEETSQVRSAEQLSGEPETPAKATDTEKSPVGITEKSYGGGKPQENATDKSTDNSDEGSSTDLSSGNEEPHASSTQESSGNEKPHASSTDLSSGKEKPHVNTAATSVGEAAAQVGTTGKAGQPQSQTDTTHYSSGEPQLQLGTANKISANDNSHLNATGDNSDEAQSSASAKDQLLGEENIYARIIVKPSGMENSQTSSTDKSYTEKLQDIVSDRSSGEPDSPTSTPDDSSGGDMSQDSPPKKSSEAGVSQESSIEKLQESHQEKIPSVGVSQESHQEKSPKVEDLQESHQEKSPKVEDLQESQQAKSPKVEELQDSHKEKSPKVEELQDSHKEKSPKVEDLQESHQEKSPKVEDLQESQQAKSPKVEELQDSHKEKSPKVEELQDSHKEKSPKVEDLQESHQAKSPKVEELQESHQAKSPKVEDLQESHQEKSPKVEDLQESHQEKSPKVEDLQESHQEKSPKVEDLQESHQEKSPKVEDLQESHQAKSPKVEDLQESHQAKSPKVEDLQESHIEEIPLVGVSQESHQEKSSKVEVLHESPTEESYVSEVSKKSTPGKLTDKPELQDFPTTKQEPQKIDAPQIKRRLLTSSGSGSPPRSDPPESLSFTTEESAHLKPPSDADIEERRTAKNVWWKAGGCIVLALVVASVYSLLTQKDRPVHRDNALEIFFKEFANLKKDFPGQNEGLWFRSEKLLQKHLNTSDPSTPSIIILTAARDGEKTLLCVSKRLAKAYADARRAEWVLVYGPDEADSDSATSKMRIDEKLSAGFQSHSRAAVLYRLETLPSGSLLILYKYCDHENAAFKNVALVLTVLLEEQSLDTDLSFPEVEEKVKDFLWERFASSEVSAHNEMDVDKLSGVWSRISHVVLPVFPRGIRRKWHLSWD; this is translated from the exons ATGTCACACGTGGATGCTGAGGACAAACCTTCTGGTCAGCCAGAGTCACCGATAAGTACGAAAGACATGTCTGATGCAGAGGAAACGTCACAGGTGCGCAGCGCAGAACAATTGTCCGGTGAGCCAGAGACACCTGCAAAGGCTACAGATACGGAAAAGTCACCCGTGGGCATAACGGAGAAGTCGTATGGAGGTGGAAAGCCACAAGAGAATGCCACAGACAAATCTACAGACAACTCAGATGAGGGAAGCAGCACAGACTTGTCTTCTGGCAACGAAGAGCCACATGCAAGCAGCACACAGGAGTCTTCTGGCAACGAGAAGCCACATGCAAGCAGCACAGACTTGTCTTCTGGCAAGGAAAAGCCACATGTGAATACTGCGGCCACTTCTGTAGGCGAGGCAGCGGCACAGGTGGGCACCACTGGTAAAGCTGGTCAGCCACAATCACAGACTGACACCACACACTATTCTTCTGGTGAGCCCCAGTTACAATTAGGAACCGCAAACAAGATTTCAGCTAATGATAATTCACATCTGAATGCTACAGGGGATAATTCAGATGAGGCACAATCGTCTGCAAGCGCCAAAGACCAGTTATTGGGTGAGGAAAATATATATGCAAGGATAATAGTCAAGCCCTCTGGCATGGAAAATTCTCAGACAAGTAGCACAGACAAGTCTTATACAGAGAAGCTGCAGGATATTGTCTCAGACAGAAGTTCAGGAGAGCCAGATTCACCAACAAGCACCCCAGATGACTCCTCAGGAGGTGACATGTCACAGGACAGCCCCCCAAAAAAGTCTTCTGAAGCTGGAGTGTCACAAGAGAGCTCCATAGAAAAGTTGCAGGAGAGCCACCAAGAAAAGATTCCTTCAGTGGGGGTGTCACAGGAGAGCCACCAAGAAAAGTCTCCTAAAGTGGAAGATCTGCAGGAGAGCCACCAAGAAAAGTCTCCTAAAGTGGAAGATCTGCAGGAGAGCCAGCAAGCAAAGTCTCCTAAAGTGGAAGAGCTGCAGGACAGCCACAAAGAAAAGTCTCCTAAAGTGGAAGAGCTGCAGGACAGCCACAAAGAAAAGTCTCCTAAAGTGGAAGATCTGCAGGAGAGCCACCAAGAAAAGTCTCCTAAAGTGGAAGATCTGCAGGAGAGCCAGCAAGCAAAGTCTCCTAAAGTGGAAGAGCTGCAGGACAGCCACAAAGAAAAGTCTCCTAAAGTGGAAGAGCTGCAGGACAGCCACAAAGAAAAGTCTCCTAAAGTGGAAGATCTGCAGGAGAGCCACCAAGCAAAGTCTCCTAAAGTGGAAGAGCTGCAGGAGAGCCACCAAGCAAAGTCTCCTAAAGTGGAAGATCTGCAGGAGAGCCACCAAGAAAAGTCTCCTAAAGTGGAAGATCTGCAGGAGAGCCACCAAGAAAAGTCTCCTAAAGTGGAAGATCTGCAGGAGAGCCACCAAGAAAAGTCTCCTAAAGTGGAAGATCTGCAGGAGAGCCACCAAGAAAAGTCTCCTAAAGTGGAAGATCTGCAGGAGAGCCACCAAGCAAAGTCTCCTAAAGTGGAAGATCTGCAGGAGAGCCACCAAGCAAAGTCTCCTAAAGTGGAAGATCTGCAGGAGAGTCACATAGAAGAGATTCCTTTAGTGGGAGTGTCACAGGAGAGCCACCAAGAAAAATCTTCTAAAGTGGAAGTGTTGCACGAGAGCCCCACAGAAGAGTCATATGTATCTGAAGTATCGAAGAAGAGCACTCCAGGAAAACTCACTGACAAGCCAGAGTTACAGGATTTCCCCACTACAAAACAAGAACCTCAGAAGATTGATGCTCCGCAGATAAAGCGAAGACTGCTGACCTCTTCTGGATCCGGATCCCCACCTCGCTCTGATCCGCCGGAGTCGCTGAGTTTCACCACAGAGGAGTCTGCTCATCTAAAGCCTCCATCAGACGCTGACATTGAAGAAAGACGCACTGCAAAAAATGTTTGGTGGAAAGCTG GTGGTTGTATAGTTCTTGCATTGGTTGTGGCTTCAGTATATTCTCTCCTGACCCAGAAAGATCGCCCAGTCCACCGTGACAACGCTCTCGAAATTTTTTTCAAAGAATTTGCAAATCTCAAGAAGGATTTTCCTGGGCAGAACGAAGGTTTGTGGTTTAGAAGTGAAAAGCTACTACAGAAACACCTCAACACGTCTGATCCAAGCACACCTTCCATAATAATCCTCACCGCCGCCCGGGACGGGGAGAAGACTCTACTGTGTGTGAGCAAACGTCTGGCCAAGGCCTACGCCGATGCCCGGCGTGCCGAGTGGGTACTGGTCTATGGACCGGATGAGGCCGACTCTGATAGTGCCACCAGCAAAATGAGGATCGATGAAAAACTAAGCGCAGGATTTCAGTCCCATAGTCGGGCAGCCGTATTGTACCGCCTAGAAACATTGCCGTCCGGATCCTTACTCATCCTCTACAAATACTGTGATCACGAAAATGCCGCCTTCAAAAACGTGGCTCTGGTGCTCACTGTGCTCCTGGAAGAGCAGTCGCTGGACACGGACCTTTCGTTCCCAGAGGTAGAAGAGAAGGTGAAGGACTTTCTGTGGGAGCGGTTTGCAAGCTCGGAAGTCAGCGCGCACAACGAAATGGATGTGGACAAACTGAGCGGGGTGTGGAGCCGCATTTCTCACGTGGTTCTTCCCGTTTTCCCCCGTGGAATCCGTAGAAAGTGGCACCTGTCCTGGGATTGA